The window CCGCGGTACTGGTCGCCGGCCTCCACGTAGAGGTCGGCGGGCCAGCGCAGCCCAGGCTCGTGCTCCAGCACCGCCAGGCTGCTGCATCCCGACTCGAACCAGACGTCGATGATGTCGCTCTCCTTGCGGAAGTTCGCCCCGCCGCACTTGGGGCACTTCGTCCCCCGGGGCAGGATGGCAGCGGCATCGTGCTTGTACCAGGCGTCGGCGCCCTCGCTCGCGAACAGGTCGACCACGGCGCGGTTGGCCTCGGGGGAGCGCAGCAATTCGCCACAGCCCTCGCAGAAGAAGACGGCGATGGGCACTCCCCACACCCGCTGCCGCGAGATGCACCAATCAGGCCGGGTGGCGATCATGTTGGCGATACGCTCTTCGCCCCAAGCCGGATCCCACTTCACCTTCTGGATCTCCTCCAGGGAGCGGCTGCGCAGGGTGCCGCCCTCCAGCTTGCCCTCCATGGAGATGAACCACTGCTCGGTGGCGCGGAAGATGACCGGATTGTGGCAGCGCCAGCAGTGCGGATAGGAGTGCTCCAGCTTCTCCTCGTGCAGCAGGGCGCCGCGCGCCGCCAGCAGCTTGACGATGTGCGGGTTGGCCTGGAAGACGGTCTGGCCGTCGTATTCGGGCAGGCCGTTGCGCAGGTGGCCGCCCGCGTCCACATTGCAGGTCTGGTCCAGCTTGTACTTCACGCCGGTGTAGAAGTCGTCGGGGCCGTGTGAGGGCGCGGTGTGCACCGCCCCCGTGCCCTGATCCATGGTCACGTACTCGCCCAGCACCCCCAGCACCTTGCGCTCCGGCCAGGGCAGGAAAGGGTGGTAGAACCAGATATTTTCGAGGGCCCGGCCATGCAGGCTGGCCAGGGTGCGGGCGCGGGGGAAGCCGCACTTCTCCGCGGTCTCGGTGGCGCGGCGGGTCGCCACCAGATAGATGGCGTCCTCGGCCTCCAGGGCGACGTACTCCTCGTCGGGATGGAAGGCCACGGCCATGGAAGCGGGCAGGGTCCAGGGTGTGGTGATCCAGATGATGGTGTAGACCGGCTTGTCCCTGAGGATGCGGGCTTCGGCCAGCGCCGGGTCGAGCGTGCGTGGATCGGACTGCAGCCGGTAGCGCACCCAGATGCTGGGGCTGGTGTGGTTCTCGTACTCCACCTCGGCCTCGGCCAGCGCGGTGCGGTCGTGCAGGCACCAGTACACCGGCTTCAGGCCCTTGTAGACGAAGCCGTGCTCCAGGAAGTCGAAGAAGGTGGCGGCCACCACCGCCTCGTACTGCGGCGACATGGTGGAGTAGGGCTCGTCGAAGCGGCCGAAGACCCCGATGCGTTGGAACTGCGAGCGCTGCAGGTCGAGGTACTTCTCGGCGTACTTGCGGCACTCCAGCCGTACCTCCAAGGGTTGCATCTGCAGCTTCTTGCGCCCCAGGTCGTTGTCCACCTTGTACTCGATGGGCAGGCCGTGGCAGTCCCAGCCGGGCACGTAGGGTGCGTCGCAGCCGGCCATGGTGCGGGATTTGACCACGAAGTCCTTGAGGGTCTTGTTGAGCGCGGTGCCCAGGTGGATGGGGCCGTTGGCGTAGGGCGGGCCGTCGTGCATGACGTAGATGGGCGCGCCCTGCCGCGCCTGCCGGATGCGCTCATAGAGGCGCATCTGCTGCCAGCGGGCCAGCATCTTGGGCTCGCTCAGGGGCAGGTTCGCCTTCATGGCGAAGTCGGTCCGGGGCAGGTTCAGGGTGGCCTTCAGTTCGGGCGGCGCCGCCATTGCATCTCCGGAGAAAACTTTGTGGGAACGAACTTCCATTATAGGGAGCGCCGCCGGGAGCGTCTATGCGGCCACCGGTCCGAAGCCGGGCACCCCCACCCTCACTTTTCCCGCTCCCCTTCTTTTTCCGGGTGCATCTAAAGGGGCAAATAGTGAGAGAATAGGGCTGGCAAGCACCCGTCCGGGCAGGACGAGGCGGGGGTTGCCTATCCGGGCAAGCAACTCGGCAGGGCGGATGGTCATCTTCTTACCTAGACCGCCGCCGGCACGGGAACCCGGGCGTCAGGGAGAGCTACCAGGGAGCCATGGCGAATCCGTCTTTCATTCCGCGGAGCAACAACTACTACGACCGGCTTCTGGAGGAGGCCAACCAGTCCGCCTTGCGGTCGCTGGTGAACAACCTGCGCGATGCGCTCTTCCCCCAGAAGCTGCCGCCCCTGCAGCTCACCTCCAAGCCCATCCCCGTGCGCAGCATCTGGGGCGACTACAACTTCACCCGCCAGGCGGCGGCGGGCAGTCTGGCGCTGCATCTGCTGTTCGTGGGCGGGATGGTGGGCGCGACCATCCTGGGCGCCCGCATGGTGAAGCAGGTGGTGCAGCAGCAGTCGGTGTCGCTGATCTCCCCGGACGACATCTCGCCCTACGTCCCGCTCTCCAACAAGAAGAACGACACCATCGGAGGAGGCGGCGGCGGCGGCGACCGCGACAAGCTCGCGGCTTCTTTCGGCAAGCTGCCCAAGCGCGCCATGGAGCAGTTCACCCCACCCGCGGTGGTGATCCGCAACATGAATCCCCGGCTCCCCATGGAGCCTACGGTGGTGGTGCCGCCGCAGGTGAAGGTGCCGATGCCCAACGTGCCGCAACTGGGCGACCCGCTCTCCAAGGTGATGGGCCCGCCCTCCAACGGGACCGGCTCG of the Terriglobales bacterium genome contains:
- the ileS gene encoding isoleucine--tRNA ligase → MAAPPELKATLNLPRTDFAMKANLPLSEPKMLARWQQMRLYERIRQARQGAPIYVMHDGPPYANGPIHLGTALNKTLKDFVVKSRTMAGCDAPYVPGWDCHGLPIEYKVDNDLGRKKLQMQPLEVRLECRKYAEKYLDLQRSQFQRIGVFGRFDEPYSTMSPQYEAVVAATFFDFLEHGFVYKGLKPVYWCLHDRTALAEAEVEYENHTSPSIWVRYRLQSDPRTLDPALAEARILRDKPVYTIIWITTPWTLPASMAVAFHPDEEYVALEAEDAIYLVATRRATETAEKCGFPRARTLASLHGRALENIWFYHPFLPWPERKVLGVLGEYVTMDQGTGAVHTAPSHGPDDFYTGVKYKLDQTCNVDAGGHLRNGLPEYDGQTVFQANPHIVKLLAARGALLHEEKLEHSYPHCWRCHNPVIFRATEQWFISMEGKLEGGTLRSRSLEEIQKVKWDPAWGEERIANMIATRPDWCISRQRVWGVPIAVFFCEGCGELLRSPEANRAVVDLFASEGADAWYKHDAAAILPRGTKCPKCGGANFRKESDIIDVWFESGCSSLAVLEHEPGLRWPADLYVEAGDQYRGWFHSSLLCAVGTRNHAPYHGVATHGWTLDPQGRAMSKSLGNTVDPVDICKRLGGEIVRLWVGSVDFREDVRNSEELMQRVAENYRKIRNTFRFILGNLHGFDPARDLVAFGEMRALDRYLLLRAADLAAQVRQWYEKFFFHRIYQAVNEFCVVDLSAVYFDVLKDRLYTSAPRAQARRSAQSAIWRIGEALVRLLAPMMSFTADEIWQALPAVGGREESVHLALFPTREQVLGDAGVAAGAAQAAALMAEWGKLFEVRAEVLKALEGARQSELIGSSLEAQVKLLAPEGLYPLLEQHLREGTLRELFIVSGVSLERGPSGNGAAGLQVEVSRAPGQKCERCWNYSVHVGEDPSYPTVCERCSAALKEITRG
- a CDS encoding energy transducer TonB, with translation MANPSFIPRSNNYYDRLLEEANQSALRSLVNNLRDALFPQKLPPLQLTSKPIPVRSIWGDYNFTRQAAAGSLALHLLFVGGMVGATILGARMVKQVVQQQSVSLISPDDISPYVPLSNKKNDTIGGGGGGGDRDKLAASFGKLPKRAMEQFTPPAVVIRNMNPRLPMEPTVVVPPQVKVPMPNVPQLGDPLSKVMGPPSNGTGSGGGIGSGEGGGVGSGIGPGVGPGRGGGIGGGIFRVGGGVSAPRIVYSPDPEYSEEARKAKYQGTCVLYVVVDAAGHPRDIRVARSLGMGLDEKALEAVRTWRFEPAMKDGKPVAVAINVEVNFHLY